In Raphanus sativus cultivar WK10039 chromosome 5, ASM80110v3, whole genome shotgun sequence, the following proteins share a genomic window:
- the LOC108862758 gene encoding probable sulfate transporter 3.4 — protein MGHGTNRIEDMSSPNNETAARARETVVEIHSVCLPPKKTTFQKLKKRFGDVFFPDDPLERFRNQTWRNKVILGLQSLFPIFTWGSQYDLKLFRSDVISGLTIASLAIPQGISYAKLANLPPIVGLYSSFVPPLIYSVLGSSKHLAVGPVSIASLVMGSMLSESVSPTQDSILYLKLAFTSTFFAGLFQASLGLLRLGFVIDFLSKATLVGFTAGAAVIVSLQQLKGLLGIVHFTGKMQFVPVMSSVINTRSEWSWETIIMGLGFLIILLTTRHISMRKPKLFWISAASPLASVVISTLLVYLIRHKTQAISFIGHLPKGLNPPSANMLYFSAAHLALAIKTGIITGILSLTEGIAVGRTFASLKNYQVNGNKEMMAIGFMNMAGSCTSCYVTTGSFSRSAVNVNAGAKTAFSNIVMASAVLVTLLFLMPLFYYTPNLILAAIILTAVIGLIDYQAAYKLYKVDKFDFFTCMCSFFGVLFVSVPLGLAIAVGVSVIKILLHVTRPNTLEFGNIPGTQIYQSLKRYIEASRVPAFLILAVESPICFANSTYLQERILRWTREEETRIRVNNDRALKCIVLDMTAVSSIDTSGIEALFELRRRLEKQSLQLVLVNPVGSVMEKLHKSKIIESLGLSGLYLTVGEAVSDLSSTWKAHGQP, from the exons ATGGGTCATGGCACGAACAGAATAGAAGACATGTCATCTCCCAACAACGAAACCGCTGCAAGGGCCAGAGAAACGGTCGTGGAGATACACAGCGTATGTCTACCGCCGAAGAAAACAACGTTTCAAAAACTGAAAAAGCGTTTTGGTGATGTTTTCTTCCCTGATGATCCGTTAGAGAGGTTTAGGAACCAGACATGGAGAAACAAAGTGATTCTTGGTCTACAAAGCTTGTTTCCCATATTCACATGGGGTTCTCAGTATGATCTCAAGCTTTTTAGGTCTGATGTTATCTCTGGTCTCACCATTGCTAGTCTCGCTATCCCTCAG GGAATCAGCTATGCCAAGCTAGCAAACTTACCACCCATTGTTGGTCTTT ATTCAAGCTTTGTCCCACCACTTATATACTCAGTTCTTGGGAGTTCAAAGCATCTTGCAGTTGGTCCTGTCTCAATAGCATCACTTGTGATGGGCTCAATGCTAAGTGAAAGCGTTTCTCCAACACAAGACTCAATACTATATCTCAAACTGGCTTTCACATCAACTTTCTTTGCTGGTCTCTTCCAAGCCTCCCTTGGCCTTCTTAG GCTGGGATTTGTGATTGACTTTTTGTCAAAGGCAACTTTGGTTGGTTTCACTGCTGGTGCTGCGGTGATTGTGTCACTTCAACAGCTTAAGGGTCTTCTTGGAATCGTTCACTTCACTGGCAAGATGCAATTTGTTCCTGTCATGTCCTCTGTTATCAACACTAGATCCGAA TGGTCATGGGAAACTATTATAATGGGTCTTGGCTTCTTGATCATTCTCTTAACCACAAGACACATT AGCATGAGGAAGCCAAAACTTTTCTGGATATCAGCTGCATCACCATTGGCATCAGTTGTTATCTCAACTCTTCTTGTATACCTCATCAGACACAAGACTCAAGCCATCTCTTTT ATTGGTCATTTACCAAAGGGTTTGAATCCTCCTTCAGCAAACATGTTGTACTTCAGTGCTGCTCATCTTGCTCTTGCCATCAAGACTGGTATCATCACAGGGATTCTCTCTCTTACA gaAGGGATTGCTGTAGGGAGAACCTTTGCATCTCTAAAGAACTATCAAGTTAATGGGAACAAAGAAATGATGGCTATAGGTTTTATGAACATGGCTGGTTCTTGCACTTCTTGCTATGTTACAACAG gGTCTTTCTCAAGATCTGCAGTAAACGTCAATGCTGGAGCTAAAACAGCATTTTCAAACATTGTGATGGCATCAGCAGTTCTTGTGACCCTATTGTTTCTGATGCCACTTTTCTACTACACTCCTAATTTGATCCTAGCCGCCATCATATTAACCGCTGTGATAGGCCTCATTGATTACCAAGCGGCTTACAAGCTCTATAAAGTTGACAAATTCGATTTCTTCACTTGCATGTGTTCCTTCTTTGGTGTTCTCTTTGTCTCTGTACCTCTTGGCCTAGCAATAGCA GTGGGAGTTTCAGTTATCAAGATCCTGTTGCACGTTACAAGGCCAAACACTTTGGAGTTTGGAAACATCCCTGGGACTCAGATATATCAGAGTCTAAAAAGATACATAGAAGCCTCAAGAGTCCCTGCTTTCCTAATTCTTGCTGTGGAATCTCCAATATGCTTCGCCAATAGCACTTACCTACAAGAAAG GATCTTGAGATGGACCAGGGAAGAGGAAACTCGGATAAGGGTAAACAATGATAGAGCCTTAAAGTGCATTGTTCTTGACATGACAG CTGTGTCTTCTATAGACACAAGTGGGATTGAAGCGTTGTTTGAACTTAGGAGGAGGCTGGAGAAGCAATCACTTCAG CTTGTGCTGGTGAATCCTGTCGGGAGTGTTATGGAAAAGCTACACAAGTCCAAGATCATTGAGTCATTGGGGCTGAGTGGACTTTATCTAACAGTTGGTGAAGCTGTGTCTGATCTCTCATCAACATGGAAAGCTCATGGCCAGCCATGA
- the LOC108862757 gene encoding MAR-binding filament-like protein 1, whose amino-acid sequence MGFLVGATCFAPSPPVHFSRFLTSPSTSQFVLLCSSSNVANSKRRRPPPSASLRRQDAHHDEVYSAKRRDFVLLGVSVLPFLEFQSPAMADERGGNEIKTSSKLNQETEVGESEGTSPNPFLSLLNGLGIFSAGVLGALYALARQDTQAAEEAIQSLKNQLKDREKALTTKEKESEARLQCEQDERGKERKKAQEDQSSLLSQLNSAKDVVTGLGRELSSEKKLCEELRVQIESLQSNLLKAGEDKRALETKVKEKLDLVEELQDRINLLSLELKEKEEETQRISTLLAEKEAELEKLNSAYTQTSRDLAGAKLEIKQLKEEVTRRQTELDSKNSAIEELNTRVRTLEAEKESYIQKLDDVSRNYSALKSASEMRAAADAELISRKEQDIQDLKEKLDHAVKAVNESKDEVADLTEKYEDTKRMLDIELTNVQNLKHELEGTKKALQASRDRVSDLETLLDESRALCSKFESELDVIHAEFDKAKERYERNIAEERENNESLASKLAAVKDQLKKARDEIEALTREVEESSVKNQSLQKELVEIYKKAETTNKELEEERKTVLALEEEVKAMEKQMLMEKEARKSLETELEEAVKSLDEMNKNTSILSKELEKVNTHVSSLDDEKEVLQRSLEEAKKASKEAKENVEDAHNLVISLGKEREVLEKKVKKLEEDLGSAKGEILRMRSQQQSSVKAVNSRDDEEKSDDDKVTVKKAVRRRKSSTSS is encoded by the exons ATGGGTTTCCTCGTCGGAGCCACTTGCTTCGCCCCGTCTCCTCCTGTCCATTTTTCTCGATTCCTCACATCTCCTTCTACATCGCAGTTCGTGCTTCTCTGCTCCTCCAGCAATGTCGCTAACTCCAAGCGTCGCCGACCACCACCATCGGCTTCTCTACGCCGCCAAGATGCACACCACGACGAAGTATATTCCGCTAAAAGAAGAGATTTTGTCCTCCTGGGCGTCTCCGTTCTTCCGTTTCTGGAGTTTCAGTCTCCGGCTATGGCTGATGAAA GAGGAGGCAATGAGATTAAGACATCATCAAAGCTTAATCAAGAAACTGAGGTTGGAGAAAGTGAAGGAACATCCCCAAATCCGTTTCTGTCTCTCTTGAATGGTCTTGGAATCTTCAGTGCCGGTGTTCTTGGTGCACTCTATGCACTGGCTCGGCAAGACACACAAGCTGCTGAAGAAGCCATCCAATCT CTAAAGAACCAGTTGAAAGACAGAGAAAAAGCATTGACTACCAAGGAGAAAGAGTCTGAAGCAAGACTGCAGTGCGAGCAGGATGAGCGGGGCAAGGAGCGTAAAAAGGCACAAGAGGATCAGTCGTCATTGCTCAGCCAGTTGAATTCTGCAAAGGATGTGGTTACAGGATTAGGACGGGAGCTAAGCAGCGAAAAGAAACTATGTGAGGAGCTTAGAGTTCAAATCGAAAGTCTGCAAAGTAATCTGTTAAAGGCTGGTGAAGACAAAAGGGCACTTGAAACAAAGGTCAAAGAAAAGCTTGATTTGGTCGAGGAGCTACAAGATCGGATCAACTTGCTTAGTTTGGAGctgaaagaaaaggaagaagaaactcAACGCATTAGCACATTACTGGCAGAGAAAGAAGCAGAACTGGAGAAACTCAACTCTGCTTACACTCAAACTAGCAGAGATCTTGCTGGAGCAAAATTAGAAATCAAACAGCTTAAGGAAGAAGTCACAAGAAGGCAGACTGAGTTGGACTCAAAGAACTCTGCCATTGAGGAACTGAACACTAGAGTAAGGACTTTAGAGGCTGAGAAAGAGAGTTACATCCAAAAGCTTGATGATGTTTCAAGAAATTACAGTGCTTTGAAATCGGCGTCTGAAATGCGAGCAGCTGCTGATGCAGAGCTCATTAGCAGGAAAGAGCAGGATATTCAGGACCTCAAGGAAAAGCTGGATCATGCGGTAAAGGCTGTTAATGAGAGTAAAGACGAAGTTGCTGACCTTACTGAGAAGTACGAAGACACGAAGAGAATGCTGGATATAGAACTCACTAATGTACAAAATTTGAAACATGAACTTGAAGGAACAAAGAAAGCACTCCAGGCATCTAGAGATCGTGTCTCTGACTTGGAAACGCTGCTGGATGAGTCTAGAGCTTTGTGTTCAAAGTTTGAATCAGAGCTTGATGTAATTCACGCAGAGTTTGATAAAGCTAAGGAAAGATATGAAAGGAACATTGCTGAGGAAAGAGAAAACAATGAGAGTTTGGCTAGCAAACTTGCAGCGGTGAAAGATCAACTGAAGAAAGCTAGAGACGAGATTGAGGCACTAACCCGTGAAGTGGAAGAATCTTCTGTCAAGAACCAGAGTCTCCAGAAGGAACTGGTGGAGATTTACAAGAAAGCTGAAACCACTAACAAGGAATTAGAAGAGGAGAGGAAGACGGTTTTGGCATTGGAGGAAGAGGTGAAAGCAATGGAGAAGCAGATGTTGATGGAGAAGGAGGCGAGGAAGTCCCTTGAAACAGAACTGGAAGAAGCAGTTAAGTCCTTAGATGAGATGAACAAAAACACATCGATACTCTCGAAAGAGCTTGAGAAAGTGAATACACATGTGTCGAGTCTGGATGACGAGAAAGAAGTGCTTCAAAGATCACTAGAAGAGGCGAAGAAGGCATCAAAAGAAGCCAAGGAAAACGTGGAAGACGCACACAACCTCGTGATAAGTCTAGGAAAAGAGAGGGAAGTGCTAGAAAAGAAAGTGAAGAAACTCGAGGAGGACTTGGGCTCTGCAAAGGGAGAGATACTGCGCATGAGAAGCCAACAACAGAGTTCTGTAAAAGCTGTGAATAGTAGAGAtgatgaagagaagagtgaTGATGATAAGGTTACTGTGAAGAAAGCTGTCAGGAGGAGAAAGAGCAGTACCAGTTCTTGA
- the LOC108805257 gene encoding G-type lectin S-receptor-like serine/threonine-protein kinase CES101: protein MLWLRITLLTLSLLVGQSCCSTDTLLQGQYLKDGQELVSAFNIFKLKFFSFENSSNLYLGIWYNDLYLYGNKQYAHVQDRAVWIANRNNPIPGRAGSLTVDSLGRLKILRGASKSLLEITSTETTGNTTLKLLDSGNLQLQEMDSDGSAKRIVWQSFDYPTDTLLPGMKLGFNVKTGQRWELTSWLGDTLPASGSFVFGMDANITNRLIILWRGNMYWASGLWFKDRFSLEEFNSYEFVFSYVSTESEHYFMFSVDPRYGDTVFPTITIDQKGIMHINRLDRKLTHVRCSPFTIGEEVDNNECYRKDPRMCLNAGCIVPDMPSRIRKDISSRFSNCSSSEYTHFRETVSAFSGNGFVLDETGGRLSSADCRAMCLQNCSCLAYASTNEDGTGCEIWNTDPTNKRSPSQSPRIIYILVKGYVVDQKNEKAPTWLVVVASLLLMIPVTWFIIYLVLMKFKVKVTVIFRGMFYFLWGKIIPQMIGCIRRRLQTLRVGSTIDQEMLLRELGIDRRGRHRRSARKNNNNELQIFSFETVALATDYFSDANKLGEGGFGPVYKGRLIDGEEVAIKRLSLASGQGLVEFKNEAMLIAKLQHTNLVQLLGCCIEKDEKMLIYEYMPNKSLDYFLFDPLRKNVLDWTLRFMIIEGIVQGLLYLHKYSRLKVIHRDIKASNILLDEDMNPKISDFGMARIFGAQESKANTKRVAGTFGYMSPEYFREGLFSAKSDVFSFGVLMLEIICGRKNNSFHHDSEGPLNLIVHAWNLFKEKRIHEVIDQSLGDSAVDNPQVLRCVQVALLCVQQNAEDRPSMLDVVSMIYGEGNNALSSPKEPAFYDGPRRSSPEIDIETTEPENVSANSVTITVMDPR, encoded by the exons ATGTTGTGGCTACGCATCACTCTTTTAACTTTATCTCTCTTGGTAGGACAATCATGCTGTTCAACCGACACGCTGCTACAGGGACAGTACTTGAAAGATGGACAAGAACTCGTTTCAGCTTTCAATATCTTCAAGCTCAAGTTTTTCAGCTTCGAGAACTCAAGCAACTTGTATCTTGGAATCTGGTACAACGATCTGTATCTTTATGGTAATAAGCAGTATGCTCATGTCCAGGACAGAGCTGTCTGGATTGCTAACCGTAACAATCCAATTCCGGGACGCGCTGGAAGCCTCACGGTTGACTCACTCGGCAGATTGAAGATCTTAAGAGGAGCTTCAAAAAGCCTGCTTGAGATAACTTCCACGGAAACCACTGGAAACACGACGCTTAAGCTGTTGGATTCCGGAAATCTTCAGCTTCAGGAGATGGATTCTGATGGATCGGCGAAGAGGATTGTGTGGCAAAGTTTTGATTACCCGACAGATACCCTTCTCCCTGGGATGAAACTTGGTTTCAATGTTAAGACTGGACAGAGATGGGAGCTGACTTCGTGGCTAGGTGATACTTTACCTGCTTCTGGATCTTTTGTCTTTGGAATGGATGCTAATATTACAAACCGGTTGATCATCTTGTGGCGTGGAAACATGTATTGGGCAAGTGGGCTTTGGTTTAAGGATCGGTTCTCCTTGGAGGAATTTAACAGCTATGAGTTCGTCTTCTCTTATGTTTCAACCGAGAGTGAAcactattttatgttttcagtTGATCCCCGCTATGGTGATACAGTATTCCCCACGATAACGATTGACCAAAAGGGCATTATGCATATAAACAGGCTTGATAGAAAGCTCACACATGTCCGCTGTTCTCCTTTCACTATCGGTGAAGAGGTTGATAATAATGAATGTTATAGGAAAGATCCGAGGATGTGTTTGAACGCAGGTTGCATAGTCCCGGATATGCCATCTCGGATCAGGAAGGATATTTCATCTCGGTTCAGTAACTGTTCATCCTCTGAGTATACCCATTTCCGGGAGACAGTATCAGCTTTTTCAGGCAATGGATTTGTACTTGATGAGACTGGTGGAAGGCTCAGTTCAGCTGATTGCCGTGCTATGTGTCTGCAAAACTGTTCTTGTCTTGCATATGCTTCAACCAATGAGGATGGTACGGGCTGCGAGATCTGGAACACTGACCCTACCAACAAAAGGTCGCCTTCTCAAAGTCCTAGAATCATATATATTCTTGTAAAAG GATATGTGGTAGACCAAAAGAATGAAAAGGCACCGACTTGGCTAGTTGTTGTGGCATCACTGCTCCTAATGATACCTGTGACTTGGTTCATCATCTATCTTGTTCTGATGAAATTTAAAGTAAAAG TAACTGTCATATTTCGTGGAATGTTCTACTTCTTATGGGGAAAAATCATTCCACAAA TGATTGGTTGCATAAGGAGGAGGCTTCAAACACTGAGGGTTGGTTCAACAATAGACCAAGAAATGCTACTACGTGAACTGGGAATTGATAGGAGAGGCCGGCACAGGAGAAGTGCAAGGAAGAATAATAATAACGAGCTTCagatttttagttttgaaactGTAGCCTTGGCAACAGATTACTTCTCCGATGCAAACAAGCTCGGTGAAGGTGGTTTTGGTCCTGTATATAAG GGGAGATTAATAGATGGTGAAGAAGTGGCTATCAAGAGACTATCACTAGCATCAGGGCAAGGATTAGTGGAGTTCAAGAACGAAGCTATGCTCATTGCCAAACTTCAACACACTAATCTTGTTCAGCTGCTAGGATGTTGCATCGAGAAGGATGAGAAAATGTTGATTTACGAATACATGCCCAACAAGAGCCTTGACTACTTCCTCTTTG ACCCATTGAGAAAAAACGTTCTGGATTGGACGCTGCGGTTCATGATCATAGAAGGGATAGTTCAAGGTCTTTTGTACCTTCACAAGTACTCGAGACTGAAAGTGATACACAGAGACATCAAAGCCAGCAACATATTGCTAGACGAGGATATGAATCCCAAAATATCTGATTTTGGTATGGCTCGGATATTTGGAGCACAAGAATCCAAAGCCAACACCAAAAGAGTTGCTGGCACATT TGGCTATATGTCTCCAGAGTACTTCAGAGAAGGATTATTCTCGGCTAAATCAGATGTGTTCAGCTTCGGTGTTCTGATGCTCGAAATCATCTGTGGAAGGAAGAACAACAGTTTCCACCATGACTCAGAAGGACCTCTGAATCTCATAGTTCAT gcGTGGAATCTGTTTAAAGAGAAGAGAATTCACGAGGTGATAGATCAGTCTTTGGGAGATTCTGCAGTTGACAACCCTCAAGTGTTGAGATGCGTTCAAGTTGCTCTCTTGTGTGTACAGCAAAACGCAGAGGATAGACCAAGTATGTTAGATGTTGTGTCCATGATATACGGCGAAGGCAATAATGCTCTTTCGTCGCCTAAAGAGCCAGCTTTCTATGATGGTCCCCGGAGAAGCTCGCCGGAAATAGATATTGAGACAACCGAGCCAGAGAATGTATCGGCAAATAGCGTTACTATCACAGTGATGGACCCAAGGTGA
- the LOC130495206 gene encoding uncharacterized protein LOC130495206: protein MSSKQGGKLKPLKQPKSGKKEYDEHDKELMQKKKDEEKALKELRSKASQKGSFGGAGLKKSGKK from the exons ATGTCTTCCAAGCAAG GAGGGAAATTGAAACCCTTGAAGCAGCCTAAGTCTGGTAAGAAGGAATATGATGAG CACGATAAAGAGTTAATGCAGAAAAAGAAGGATGAAGAGAAG GCACTCAAAGAACTCAGGAGCAAGGCATCACAAAAGGGATCATTCGGTGGGGCTGGGCTTAAGAAAAGTGGAAAGAAATAA
- the LOC108863145 gene encoding kinesin-like protein KIN-13B, translating to MNGRQRSGAGAAAVHHQRQLSDNLLDMSSSNGSRWLQQSSSGLPHFQPSPNDYGYYAGGGGGGGQAATRGYHHNPQRGNDFFGEPTTPQYASRPSTQRKNTDESEFSPGLLDLHSFDTELLPEIPVSTQLDGPSMFNPSRSQSFEDFEAYNKQPNRSSRLLADNLAAEKERMNAVAKIKVVVRKRPLNKKESAKNEEDIVDTHSNCLTVHETKLKVDLTAYVEKHEFVFDAVLDEEVSNDEVYRETVEPVVPLIFQRIKATCFAYGQTGSGKTYTMKPLPLKASRDILRLMHHTYRNQGFQLFVSFFEIYGGKLYDLLSERKKLCMREDGKQQVCIVGLQEYRVSDTDAIMELIERGSATRSTGTTGANEESSRSHAILQLAIKKSAEGNQSKPPRLVGKLSFIDLAGSERGADTTDNDKQTRLEGAEINKSLLALKECIRALDNDQGHIPFRGSKLTEVLRDSFMGNSRTVMISCISPSSGSCEHTLNTLRYADRVKSLSKGNGSKKDVSSSTINLRESTKIPLSSALPTPSNYEDDVNEMWTEENDDFDASDYEQEKQMWKKNVKPEPTYNSTAQERIPKPSIPMKSREMPRPDIKKSNSDDNLNALLQEEEDLVNAHRKQVEDTMNIVKEEMNLLVEADQPGNQLDGYISRLNTILSQKAAGILQLQNRLAHFQKRLREHNVLVSTTGY from the exons ATGAACGGTAGACAGAGATCTGGCGCAGGAGCAGCGGCGGTGCACCACCAGAGGCAGCTCTCCGATAACCTTCTCGACATGTCTTCCTCCAATGGCAGCAGATGGCTCCAACAATCCTCCTCTGGTCTCCCCCACTTTCAGCCCTCCCCCAAT GATTATGGATACTatgctggtggtggtggtggtggtggacaAGCAGCAACTAGAGGATACCATCACAATCCTCAGAGAGGAAACGACTTCTTTGGAGAACCCACTACTCCTCAGTACGCTTCTCGTCCTTCCACCCAAAGAAAGAACACTGATGAATCCGAGTTTAGTCCTGGCCTCTTAGATCTTCATTCATTTGATACTGAGCTTCTCCCCGAG ATTCCGGTCTCTACCCAGTTAGATGGCCCCTCTATGTTCAATCCTAGTCGAAGCCAAAGCTTTGAGGACTTTGAGGCTTACAACAAGCAGCCTAACCGTAGTAGTCGCCTGCTGGCTGATAACTTGGCTGCTGAGAAGGAAAGGATGAACGCTGTTGCGAAGATCAAAGTTGTT GTGCGTAAGAGACCACTTAACAAAAAGGAGTCGGCAAAAAACGAGGAAGACATTGTTGACACACATTCCAATTGCTTAACAGTTCATGAAACCAAACTTAAG GTTGACTTGACAGCCTATGTTGAAAAGCATGAGTTTGTGTTCGATGCCGTGCTAGATGAAGAAGTATCAAATGATGAG GTTTATCGTGAGACGGTGGAGCCTGTTGTCCCCTTAATTTTTCAGCGCATCAAAGCCACTTGCTTTGCGTATGGGCAGACAG GTAGTGGTAAAACCTATACAATGAAGCCTTTGCCTCTTAAGGCTTCAAGGGATATCTTGAGGTTGATGCACCACACATACAGAAACCAAGGGTTTCAGTTGTTTGTCAGCTTCTTTGAAATATATGGAGGCAAGCTTTATGATCTTCTCAGTGAGAGGAA GAAGCTGTGCATGAGAGAGGATGGTAAGCAGCAAGTGTGCATCGTCGGTTTGCAAGAATACAGAGTATCTGATACAGATGCGATTATGGAGCTTATCGAGAGAGGAAGTGCAACAAGAAGTACCGGAACCACCGGTGCAAATGAAGAATCCTCCCGTTCACATGCTATACTTCAGCTCGCTATTAAAAAATCAGCAGAGGGAAATCAGTCAAAGCCCCCTCGCCTTGTTGGGAAACTTTCTTTCATCGATCTTGCCGGAAGTGAACGTGGTGCAGACACAACAGACAATGACAAACAGACTCG ATTGGAAGGAGCAGAAATCAATAAGAGCTTACTCGCCTTGAAGGAGTGTATTAGAGCTCTGGATAATGATCAAGGTCACATCCCTTTTAGAGGCAGTAAGTTGACTGAAGTACTCAGGGACTCCTTCATGGGAAATTCTCGTACTGTAATGATATCTTGCATATCTCCAAGCTCTGGATCATGTGAGCACACCCTTAACACCTTAAGATACGCCGACAG GGTTAAGAGTCTCTCCAAGGGAAACGGCTCTAAGAAAGATGTGTCGTCCTCAACCATAAACCTAAGGGAATCCACAAAAATTCCTTTGTCTTCCGCACTCCCTACTCCATCTAACTATGAGGATGACGTGAATGAGATGTGGACTGAAGAAAACGATGACTTTGATGCATCGGACTACGAGCAAGAGAAACAAATGTGGAAGAAAAACGTGAAGCCAGAGCCAACCTATAACAGTACGGCACAGGAGAGAATCCCGAAACCTAGTATTCCCATGAAGTCGAGAGAAATGCCAAGGCCCGATATAAAGAAGTCAAACTCCGATGATAATCTAAACGCACTTCTGCAG GAAGAGGAAGACCTTGTGAATGCTCACCGTAAACAAGTTGAGGATACCATGAACATCGTGAAAGAG GAGATGAATCTACTTGTTGAAGCAGACCAGCCTGGAAACCAGCTCGATGGTTACATTTCAAGACTGAACACAATCCTCTCTCAGAAGGCTGCAGGTATACTCCAACTGCAGAACCGTCTTGCTCATTTCCAGAAACGCCTTAGGGAGCACAATGTATTGGTATCTACCACTGGGTACTGA
- the LOC108860133 gene encoding uncharacterized protein LOC108860133, whose amino-acid sequence MFQKTNSFFHRTLHSLKSIILRAGKKLSRPRTHFSCTFCRSNSLDGDNFYTSFLNIWETDFEKTIGGGPLKLEEKATEHKQDHQEKKTEACSSRLSRDCRTMEKKIKEMYVIDTGDIEQALDVEEALHYYSRLRSPVYLNIVDKFFNDLYA is encoded by the coding sequence ATGTTTCAGAAAACAAACAGTTTCTTCCACAGAACACTACACAGTCTCAAGTCAATCATTCTCAGAGCAGGTAAGAAACTCTCTAGACCAAGAACTCACTTTTCATGCACATTTTGTAGATCAAATTCTCTTGATGGCGACAATTTCTACACAAGTTTCCTTAACATCTGGGAGACTGATTTCGAAAAAACCATTGGAGGAGGTCCATTAAAATTAGAAGAAAAGGCTACTGAGCACAAACAAGATCATCAAGAGAAGAAAACAGAAGCTTGCTCTTCTCGTTTATCAAGAGACTGCCGTACAAtggagaaaaaaattaaagagatgTATGTGATTGATACGGGAGATATAGAGCAAGCCCTTGACGTTGAAGAGGCACTTCATTACTATTCTCGTCTTCGAAGTCCTGTGTATCTCAACATCGTTGACAAGTTCTTCAATGATCTATACGCTTAA
- the LOC108805361 gene encoding 60S ribosomal protein L37-2-like, translating into MTKGTGSFGKRRNKSHTLCVRCGRRSFHIQKSRCSACAYPAARKRTYNWSVKAIRRKTTGTGRMRYLKNVPRRFKTGFREGTEAKPRNKGASASSA; encoded by the exons ATg ACAAAGGGAACAGGAAGTTTTGGTAAGAGGAGGAACAAGAGTCACACACTGTGTGTGAGATGTGGTCGTCGTAGCTTCCACATCCAGAAGAGTCGCTGCTCTGCCTGCGCTTACCCCGCCGCTCGCAAGAGGACCT ATAACTGGAGTGTGAAGGCAATCAGGAGGAAGACAACCGGAACCGGTAGGATGAGGTATCTCAAAAATGTTCCCCGCCGTTTCAAGACTGGTTTCAGAGAAG GTACTGAAGCCAAGCCAAGGAACAAGGGAGCATCAGCTTCCTCAGCCTAA
- the LOC108858055 gene encoding uncharacterized protein LOC108858055 has product MSDMTSLAASPTSRSSKRAMYYVQSPSRDSYTSVTQPSPMDSPTHDSSSVGRHSRNSSASRFSGISRSSSSEKKNIKKCRSNEKEYESILAEGSYEEMDDVTSIKRCQALLAVFIFVILFAVCCLITWGASRPYKAQISVQTFELRNFYVGEASDFHGMLTKLLTLNATLRIGIYNPAPTFGIHVSSTSVSLFYYQLPIATGQVIILFVVKKFSVFNHTRKT; this is encoded by the exons ATGTCCGACATGACAAGTCTCGCGGCATCACCTACTTCAAGATCTTCAAAACGCGCCATGTACTACGTGCAAAGTCCATCACGTGACTCTTACACGTCAGTTACACAGCCTAGCCCTATGGACTCTCCCACACACGATTCTTCCTCCGTGGGCCGTCACTCTCGTAACTCATCAGCGAGTAGATTCTCCGGGATATCccgatcatcatcatcagaaaaGAAGAACATCAAGAAGTGCCGATCTAACGAGAAAGAATACGAGAGTATACTTGCAGAAGGTTCGTACGAAGAAATGGACGACGTGACGTCTATAAAGAGGTGTCAAGCACTACTCGCCGTTTTCATTTTCGTAATTCTCTTCGCCGTCTGTTGCTTAATCACGTGGGGAGCTAGTAGACCTTACAAGGCTCAAATATCGGTTCAG ACTTTCGAACTACGCAACTTTTATGTTGGTGAAGCATCAGATTTCCATGGCATGCTTACCAAGTTGCTGACTTTGAATGCAACATTAAGAATTGGTATATACAATCCTGCCCCAACATTTGGTATTCATGTTAGTTCCACATCAGTCAGTCTCTTCTATTATCAACTCCCTATCGCCACCGGTCAGgtaattattttgtttgtagttAAGAAATTTTCTGTGTTTAATCACACACGTAAAACTTGA